Within Limanda limanda chromosome 1, fLimLim1.1, whole genome shotgun sequence, the genomic segment TTTTGGAACTTCTGCCTTGTGAAGGCATAGAGGAGAGGGTGAAAGATAGTTGTCCCATAGGCCATCACCAGGAAGCCCAGCCGGAGGCGTACAGTTAAATCACTGGGCCCAGTGCTGAGGATGATGGTGTTGAGCACAGTTATTGGAGTCCAGCAAAGTAAGAACGTGGAGATGATAAGAAGAGACATCCTGAAGACTCGCTTCTGTCTCTCCCGTCTTTCCCGATGACGTTTTACTGCTCGTCTTAGAGCAATAATGACGGACACTGAAGCCCGCATGCCCAGAGGTGCATTTCCACCTGCCTTCACTCCTGTGCTGCTCTGTGAAGCATCTGTCGACTCTGCTTGTGTCGCAGTGCTTAAAGAGATAGTATTTTTActcttgtgcttttttttaGGCAAGTTCTGCTGAAAGCGAGTCCCAATACGAATATTAAGTGCCTGAAGGATTTTGTAGTAAGTCACCAGCATTACTACTGCTGTGAAAAAGAATATAGGGATCTGCGCTAGCAGGTGATAGTACAAACCCATCTCTGTGTAGTACTCGTTTGTATGAGCTACTGTGACCACAGCAGTCTGGTTCAACAGGTCTGAGCCAGAGTTGATGAAGAAGCCTACTTCCACGAAGGGAACCAGGAAACTGGAAAAGGATAAACCCCAGATAGATCCCAGGAGAGCCACTGCCCGGCTCATCGTAAGCACACGGTTTGCTGGCCGTACTGAGATGTCATAGCGGTCCACAGTGATGGCAAGGACGTTAGCAGCAGTAGCTACGCTTGCAAAAGAAACACAGGCCTCATGGAAACAGCACATCATGGCTGTGTCTGCCTCTGAAGGAAGTAGCACCACCACAGCTGTCATTGGAATGCAGCATACACATACCTGAAAACAGATAGGAATTCAGGTCACATCCCAAATTTCCATTTTTAATCTGGTCCCAATCGGCATTCAGTTAGTAGGTATAGTGTGAAATATTTTCTGCCAGAATTTACATATGATAGACAAAAAATGCATTTGTGGTTCATAATAATTCAGTAATTGCATTCCTTTGTGCCATACTAACATTTGTAATTTATGAAAATATCCAATACAAAAATCAGGTTGTATCATGGAATTGCTTCAGTTTTCCTCATTTGTTACCCCATCAACACCTGCTTTATACATTCTGTATATGAATACGACACCAGTGTTACTATATTCCGTTGATTGCTGATACACTTTAATCAATACTAGAATTATaacatatatttttgttgtttggcCTCAGGGAACGACTCCTGTGTCAGAGCCCTGTCCATACCTGGTTCTAggcttcattattttttttatactaCAGTCAAGGAGTCCCTTAGATGGAACTACTGCAATTATTACTGCAATAAAAAGCAGTGTAGAGGTATTGCCATTCTCATTGTTGTGGTAGGGTCACCACTGGATGTAACTGCATTTACTGCTTCATGCTGGCAAATACCGGTTTAGATAACATTGCGGATAATATTCACGTGTTGTATTTATCACTCACTGACTTTTACATGACTTGAGTTCCCTCCCGTCTAGTTGAAGACCCTCCCTTGTTGCCAGTCACTCAGTAAGTGAAAGGCTAGGTCATAGTTTCAGGTTAGCACCCAACTGCTGTATGTTCAGATGTATTTGATGTGGTAATCAGATTAGCCATATGCAAACTGGGTGGACAGTATGATTGCTTTTTTGTATTGAGTTGATATATGAGAGCATCCTTTAATTACCACTTGTGCCCACATATGGCCCTGTTCGCTTTAAATCGCTGTTTGCTGAAAAAGCTGGTAAAAGAGGTCGGAACTCACCAACACATCCACCACATGCAGGTTCATGGTGATGATGTTGGAGACGGAGCTGATGAGGTTCTGTTTCATACAGTAGAGGACTAGCACAGTGAGGTTTGAGCTCAGACCCAAAACTATCTCCAAAAGCAGGAAGCCTGTCAGAGAAACCTAGCAACATAGTGAGAGAACATGATGGAAATTATGCTAGGGCTTTAAGTTTTTTAGCcacaattaataaaaacatcgaAGAAAATCTTCATCTTACAAGgtattataaaatatgtattcatAGTGTCTCAAAATTTTCAAcccttttcttattttttataaaaaatataataaacattGACCTGCTCGTAAGCAACATGTTTTAGTGAAAAGCAATGTAGGAAGTGTGTGAGATTCTTTCCCAGTACCTGGAAGCTGATGGGGTAGACGGCCTCAGATGAGGTCATGTCAAGGTCATAGGGGTCAGCAGTGTCAATCACAGTCATGTTGCTCATGGTGGCTGCAGAGATCAGCATGGGAGATGTGTGCATTATCCTGGCAGGAGGAAGACGCCTGGACAGCAGTTTGAACAcagtttttgttattgttactGCTGCTGCATATACATTTCCAAcagatcatttttttaaaaagtaaaggtTTGTTTACCTTTCACCACCCCACTGAGCTTGCTGCTGACATTGCCCTTTGCTCTTTTTTGAAAGGTATTTACTCAGAAAGGCATTTGAAACCCTTTGATTACTTACTCTTAACAATCCAAATGCAAGAATACTATTTTATGTGGTTGGACCAATTGGTCCCATATGGGTTGGACTAAAGATAACTAGGTCAAATTGAGATATCAGGATCAAACTCACCACTCCCTCCCAGCAGTCGCTTCTCCAGCTCAGCAGCTATCAAAGTGGCCCCAAGGAATTTGCTGGAGAAGGTCAAAACATCCCTCCATGTTTGACTTGACCAGCTCAGTCGTTAACGCAACTTGATTTGTACCATTCTTCTTTGAACTCGTCGATATTTGACAAAACTTGAAAAGACTTCACTGAACTTATGCTATGGCAATACTGGCTCCACTCAGGCGAAGGGTAGGGGCTGGTTGTGAAACCCCGAAAGCAACACGCCTACCCCTCATTGGGGGGCATGTGGTTAGCAACATCACTGCAGTGAAATACAATCAATGCTTTCTTTCATGCAGACCTCTGTCTTGTCATTGTCTGTTGTGCTTGAATCACTGCTTTCAGTGTCATCCCCGCCTGAAAATAATGGCAGCGCCAGAACAATCCTCCTCTCTCGACTACTCTACTTTTCAGGTGTTCTCATTCTTCACACTCTTATCTCCATGGAGATGGTGCTCCTCCCGATATGGTCCATAGCACCATGTCAGGTTTGTGATTTCATATTCCAGAGAAGTTTGACGGGTGAAAGTGCAGATGGTAGGCTCCAAGGTTAGAGGCAGACTTTCACCAAATGTCACAAGATTGATTGTTGGTCATGTAGAGTCATTTGGGATCATCCAAAGAGACTCTTGGACATCCACAGCTTTCTTACACTAACTTCATCCTTCATAGGCTGTGAGAGAGGAATTGTTTGAAACAGAGAATTACTTTATGTCCATttggcatcatcatcatcatcacggTCTTCCCTTGTGCTCTTCCTCCATTACAATCCATTATCGATTCTACAGAGGTGAAGAATAAAagatttcattaaaataaagaaagaaatgtttcACATTAATATCTGATAATTTCTCTCTGGTTGACACAATGCGTCATTTGTCTGGCATCTAATTTTAACTCATTAATCCTCCCTTGTATCTTGCTCTTTCCGGACTGGATGCCTGTCTGTGTGAGGGCTTGTGCTCATGTTGGTGTGCATGGCAAATTGGTTTTGATGCTTGCCTTTTGCCTTTGATGGTTCTCATCATGTGTTTTTCAGCAAATGAGGGCTGAAAACTGGATCTCTGCAAGACAGGCCGCACACTTTCTTCGTAAGACAGTTCGGGATTCGGTTTGTCTTGAGATTGGAAAGTAGATACAAAATTTGGAAGTTGGTTATGTTTAGAAATGGACCAATAACTTATTGGTCAAGGAATAGTTTATAATCTAAGAATGAATTACCGTTCCTGTTTACATATCCTAATATCTATAATGTTATTGACCGGtatacacattttttattacaCTTTCCATTATGATTGTGTGCTATTTGAAGTAAACACTATAGCAATGCCACTTACTCATTCAAGTAGTATTTTCCAACAACTTTTAAGGTAGTTATGTATACTCCCCCAATGTTTTTCAGTTGTTGGCCTCCATAGGAAGATGCATTGCCTGTGGCCAAAACATGGTACTGGAGTGTGGGATAAGTTGACAGCTGTGGGcatactctaaccttaaccacgCAAAATTTTATACCTAAACCCAGCCAGCCAATCACGTCCAATCTCATGGAACACCCACAACCGTCAGCATGCCTACTTATTTCTGGCAAAACGCCAAGATTTCAAGACTGGTTTTGGTAGCATTTACATAAAGTATATCTCCAATAGGAGGCCTAGGTCCGAGTTAGGTGTCAGATAAAACATTTGCAGAGATTTTAGTAATCAGTTAATCATTTGTCATTGATTAAGCAAAATTGAAAGGCATTCCATAATTTCACCATTAGCTTAAAATTTGATTATATCATTGACTACAACCATGCAGTCTCACATAGCCAGACTAGGGCTGCGGCAATAATCAGATTTTGATGGAAATCATATCCTCTCAATATTAAGCATATAGTAATATTGTGTAAATCAATCCAGCCTCAAACATTTTCCGCTTCTTTCTGTGATGAGCAAATCccgtccctccctctttctctctaatAGAGTGGTAGAAGCCGTGTTGCAGAAACCTCTGGATTATGCCTCAAAGCTCTTGCTCTCCCTTTCTCATTGACATTGgagattaaaacaaaagtttaatgTTCATCCACGAATAACAACAATATCAAGCAGACACTGGGATGTTCTCTCTCTGATCGTCTCATTCCATTTCTTTATcagcaggactgtgtgtgtgcacgtgtgctcAAGCGTGAAACTCTAGTGGGGCACGGGAGCTGTATTTTCATGAGCTCATAGTCTTTGTACTGTCATCTAGCAATTACTACTGAAGGTCCGCCTAAATATTTACTTCGTTGTTGAAAGTGAGTAGGCCTGCATTGTTTAGCATTGTCAATGTAATCAGAACATGTAATTATTGTAATTGTTCCAAATGACGCAACATTGGTAACACTCGTTTTCTATACATAAACAGTCACCAacatattaaacaaacaacaatatgtaacaattacacatttttttaagtgCCCTGGAAATGTGTCAATTTTTCATGTTATCTACTTATTTTCTAGTTCagttaaaatggaaaaaattaCAAGAAATTATAAAGTGATTGATGGGTGCAGCCCTAGTAGCTTTTTGAAGGATAAAAGGTGTTCCCTCTGCCCTCTCTGACTTCTTCTTGACCTGATCTTGCACTGATTACCTTTAGCTTTGCTTCTGTGTATAGTCCACAAATGAGCTAAATTGATTCTTTACATAAACTGAATTCATGGCTTAATAGTACACATTTAATCTAGCCATCTCTTCCTTTATCTGTATCTTTTGTTAcattaaaaatatctgtcctctaACTGACCTCACTAAGGACAAATTTTAAACAAGTTCTGTCTGAAGTCTGATTAGTTTTTTGTTCTAAGAGCTTTTCTACAATGGGAGAGCTGGTCTGTTTGGGAGGCAGTGAAATCAGCTCTGCTTGTGAAGAGCCATGTTCCTTGTTGTTTGACAGCCACTCATTTTGTGTAATTATACACCACTTAAAAGGAATCTGCTCTTGAAAATCGTGACCCGTGGGCTCAACAACATGCTGTGTGTTTGCCTCGAGCTGAATGTGTTGATTTTACTGAGCCTCCGTGCAACACATTCACATTGCCTCCCTGTCGGCACACCAATAGCGGTGTTGCTCTACGACTGTGCCGTGTGTCAATTTACCTCCAGATGAAGACCATTCCTCGGTGATCCTTGGGTCTGCTGGAGTTGGCTGAAGGGCTGAACAATCTCAATCCCCTAAAGCGGTGTAGTGCTCACAGGTGATAACCCCGATTTCATTTAGCCGTCCATCATTTGGTCTCACACCACACTGTTCAGTCATTTCTGGATAGAAAGCATGCAGCCACAGAGCCTGGAGAGACGAAGGAGATACTGACACCGCTGCTCtgcctccccctctcttcttctccgctgctggtctgtctctgtcctgcttcctgcctctcTCGATCTGCCTTTAGTAGCCCTCCTACTCATCCCTtgctccctccccctccttctctccactctaacaccatcttctcctcttctctttttcctttttacacCTCTGTGCAAGACTAATTGGACTCATAAAACAGATTGAACACCGTATTTTCCCCTCATTTGTAGGGAGTTTCTTACATTCCtttcacatcttttttttgtctttgttgctAAACATTATCTAACTTCAACTCTTTTCTAGCATGCAAGGACAACACAGGTCTTTTTTTGCGCCACATTTCCTTAAGTTTGTTTGCCCTCAGTAAAGGGCACAGGTGGCCATGACAATACTAATGGCAGCATCCTCCCTCGCAGGACTTTGGCCACTcctccactgtttgtttttgcataGCAACTGCCGGATGGTACATGCTTAATTTTCCCAGTCTGGCTACCAATGGAGCAGTCACCATTTTGCCCTTATTGACTGGTGAGCCTATCTGGTAGCTAGTGGTAGGTAGATAGTGAATGGACTATCAAGGGCAACTTCACAATAACAGAACCATTGGTCAAAGGAAGCacatcagaatgtatttatttattgccaagtaggtttacaacTACCTGGAATATGCTCTGGTTATCGATAATTCAATAAAAATTCAAATCTGTTTTCATGTGTGCACTCTTATACACCGATAAAACGAGAACACACGATTTTTTATCTCGGCTCCTCATATCTCACACTCGCTTATGGCATGTGAGCAGAGAAACACCTTTTAGATCCTGTCTCTTTACTGTCACGTGCAACTCAGTGGGGGGCATGTTTTCCTCGAGAAACAAGTCTTAAGTGAGAGCGAAATAGATGCCAGATAGCTGGATcatggagagggagaaaaagacgATTGCAGCCTTTATTCTTCTGAGCAAACATGAATGTGAGATAGGAACAGAAATTGAAGACAGCTCACATACTGCGAGAAAATCTTTTTTCCCCGAAACAATGATGACAAAGCTGTGTGAAAGGCCAATTTCACACCTAAAATTGCTCTAAGCCCAATATGGCGCGACAGAGAATATCGATAAAGGTTTAATTTCTGCATTAAAATTGCAACATGATGTTTTTTCTGCTGGCAAACCTAAAGGCTACTAGCCCTTGTCTAGTCACCAGCTGTGCTATTTCAAAGAGATGTGCACATGAGTGACAACCAGTTGATTCAACCACAGCTGCCCAAttaagtgtttatttaattagttaaaAAATATTCAGTAATGATTAAAATAAGAAGGCAAATTAATTGTACATATCTTAGCGCCATAAAAATGGGTTAGCGTTAGAAATGTAATGCTTTTCACTCATTGTGTCATAATAATAGACAATGAACACTATATTTGTTGGGGATGctatttcattaaaaatagTCAAAACATTACCTGATAATGGAATAGTTGTCTATAGTTACTAATAAATGAAGATATGGAAattatactttttattatttaggtTTCCTCTGATAAACTAATGTAAGTGAATAAGGCTACGATAAGCTTCAGCTGCTTCACAATAAGTCTTAacaaggacagagagaagaTTATTATAACATACTGTAAGCTTATTGCCAAAGATGTTAGTCCAGGTTGGTGTTGATGATCCCTGTCGTAATGTTGATGGAGTTGGTGCTTGTTGGAGACGTGATCAGGGAAACCCTTAAGAAGCACAAAATATCCGGCCTTTTATGAAAAGTGAAGTGCTCCGTGCTTACATAATATGACATATGTTCAAAGTAAGGAAGGAAGTGGATAGGGAATGAGTATCAAACATGATAAAAAACTGAGCTCTCAATTCTCTTATATCCAGTTTTGATTTCAGAAAGTaaaatttcatttcattgtgtCTTTAAGCAAATGCACACATTGTCATATCATGGTTTACACTAGTTGTGACACAGTGCAGTTGCACAGCCGCTTCTTTATACATGAAGCTGTTTCAGACATTCTTTTTATTGAAAGCTCCAAAAAAACTCATGCTCTGTTCTAGCAgagttctgttttgttttgttacacAGATCATTCTAGACTAAATAGTTGTCAGACAATGTGTGTTCTTTCAAAGGTTAAGCCTTACAAAATTGAATAATAATTGACTATACTTTAATCAATTGGCTTAGGAGGTCTTGAATGCTCTCAAACATTGTAGCAATACATTTTATCCATTGTAGTTGCAGCAAAGCCAGTGTGACTCAGCTTCTATCCACCATGAAGCAAAGCAAGGAAACGTTCAAGCATACAGCCAATAGGTATTTTCACATAGAGTCTTATATTCCTAGAATTATCCGTCAATTCATTTCGTAAATGAAATCATTATCTTGACATAAATTTGAGTGGGGGCATGCATTTCGCCATTTACCGAGATAGCAGTTTCCAAACTGTCCTCTGCTGAGAATTTGCTCTTAATGCCTTCTCTAAAGCTGAACTAGACTGGATGGCCAGATGGCAGGAAAATAgggaataacaacaacaacactcacCATCTCCCTTTCATTGCTTTGATCAGTAAACGCATCAAAGAGATAAAATGGCCTTAATGTGACCATCAGTTTTCAGATAACTTCTTTACCAGCCTTTTTTCTGCAGCCATAATGCATTATGTAGGTGTATTTTGTCTAGCCACTGACTATGTAAATTGTACCTTTTGTCTACTTTTTGCTTATTCTCATCCACCACCCACTCTGCTGATCACCAAAATTTTCAAGCATTACAAAGCTGTCATAGTTTGGATGTTGGTATGTGTAGGCTCTTGTATGGGTCACCTGCGATGATTGGTAATGGTCATCTCATTGTCCAATGAAGATTGAGCTGAATGAATTTCCACATCATTGAAAACGGGCACATCTGTGGCAGAGCACAACGTTTCCCCTGGGAACCAACACACAAGGCTCTGACGATGTAATCTCATGGTCTAAAGCACATGGAACAAGATCATTTAGTTCATGTCTGAATCCACTTTTGTGAGTTTAACAATGGAAATGTTGTGGCACCAGATGCATGCTTCAGAGGGATTCATGTAGTGTCTAAATCAATCATGTGCCGTCTCCCATTCCCTTTAAAAAACAGGTTCACTTTTACCTTGATATATTGCTTTTTTAATGGCAAATTTGCTAGATGGAAATGTATGTGCTGATTAATTGTGCTAATCAAATAATCGGTAATTAATACAAATTCTAAAGATTAAACACTGAAATATTGGATTAAGAGCAGGTTTTTGTTGGTTGCAAGTGCAAATGCTGTTTGCTGCCTCAAGATAGATGTGAAGCCCCAATGCAACTGACCACAGCTCATTTTAAGACTAAAACAACAATTGAAGCTAGAAAGGAAAatgacaactgtgtgtgtgtctgtgtctgtgtctgtgtctgtgtgcgtgtgcgtgtgcgtgtgcgtgtgcgtgtgcgtgtgcgtgtgcgtgtgcgcgtgcgcgtgcgcgtgtgcgtgtgcgtgtgcgtttaTCCCTCTGACCATATTATGACACAAGTTAGAAAAGGACTAACCTCaccttttcccctctctcttacAAACATATCTAAACAAGCAAAGGGATGCTGGGCTCAGCTGTTCCATCGTGGTCTCTGGCAGGCTTTGTACTTGGGTTGAGGCGTTGAGCGGATTGCTTTTGAATTGAATGTGGCTTCTGTCCAATTCCctgatcctctgtgtctcagcCCGCCACCTGCCTGATAATACTCTCCATCTCTCTGGGAAGAAGAGCAAACAATGTGCTGCTCTAGACAAATAGCACATCTAAAATGGTTTGCTAACACTCCACACCTCTCCTCTCATAATGAGCGTGTGATTTCCCTGTATTGTTTTATCttactgttttaaaaaacatataatttTAGATAAGGGCTGAAATCAAAAGTGGGTTGGACTTgagacaaaataaatgaacaagaACAGGATAAAGAAAGATGTCATGTTTCGATTTCATGGAAGTACAgtttactgttttattcataTCAGTAAAATCAACTGCAAACTAACATGTTTCTAATTTTAGAGGTGGGACTGATCATCGCACTGTATCTTGAAAAGGTGTCTCTTGTCACCTGTTCGATATTGGAATTTGGGGCTGATATCCAACTATATCTGTAACCTTCAGAAACCAACAACATGACAGTCACATGCAATGATTGGCCATGTATGtagagaaaatacattttaagctACTCTTTCAATTTCTCTTTTATTGTTCACACAAATACATTGCAGTTCACACTTTCCCATTCAAATGGCATAAGGCTGTATTTAATCTGCTTTTCTTTAGTACAAATTCCTGCTCACAATTGACTACCAGTGATGTTGGATGTCCATGTTAAAAAAGCCAGCCAGCATTGCAAATCTGCTCCAATGATTCCTGTAAGACAAAAGTCCCGTTTTTTTGTCTGTTCTCTCCTGACACTGACATATGAATGTTATTGCTCTGGGCCTCAGTTCTAACTTCAGCCGGACCAAAGCATGTCTCAATGCACCTCCGTATGGACTGCAATGACTTTATGATCTGTATTTTAACAGTACAACCACAGCATTTTTCTCCTGACTTTGCATTTTACTGAGAGGACCAAGTTCAGCAACCTGGCAGGTCAGAATAGTTAGTAATGCTGCCACTGAAGACATTCATCTTACTAGTATGTGTGGAGAAAGTGCTGTCCATGGAAACACAGAAAGAAGGTGTATATAATACATTGCAGTATTTTCAGTGCTCATAATACTGCAAGAAAGTACAATATTCCCAGCACGATTACTACATAAAATAGAGAAAAGACAACAGAGCAGCCAGACGCTTTAGGAGAGTAGGCATCCTCGGGATGACATGTCAACATGACCACTCTTTCTTCTTGCCCTGAGAGCACCAGTCCTGGCTGAAAGATCTTCAGCAAGCTTTGAGATAATTGCCTCAAAACAGGATTATAAAGCaaactgttttcttttaaaggtTTTGGCTGCTTTGTGTACTACGTATACTCATATCAAACCATATCCATATTTACTACATATAAAGAGCTGTTTTTCAATGTTGTTATAAGTTAAATTTTCTGTGGTGTTGGACAAACATTAGACATTTCTACGTTTGACTTCTCTGTCAACTTTATTCCACTGTCAACCGATCACTATCTACAGTATATCACAATTTACATTATATTGAAAGGGTATCATACAGCAGCTGCGGATACGTTGTTTGCTTCTCATGAAAGCTGCTTTGTAAAATCTGTTCAGTCTTTCCCATGCTAGTTAATCTAATATAATTAATGTGTACAGTGCATAAAATACTGTATGAGGACATTGACTCTAGTAAATTCTATAACTGCCAAAACTCATGGTCAAAAAGGTGGAAAAGAAATGTCAAATGTACTGTATTTTACGTCCACATGCACACTATTTCTTTGTTTCCATtttacatgttgtgttttagTAATAGCATCGTTACTAATGTCAAAAACGTTGCCTCTGTATCTCCTCCTAACTGACACTCTATTGGCTCTGTAGGTAATTTCTCAAAGATGACCCTGtagacaaacataaaacacagttCATGGCTGAGTACTAACCGGAAGTAATGTGACAGTGGGATATAAATAGCATTATTTCCCTGTGGAAAACCTTTAATCTTGGTTATTGATGTTCTTTTTTAACCGACCTCAGATAAAAAATCCTGCTTTGTCAGTTCCTGGTTTAGAATATGTTATtgcaatgacattttttttcaagagccgttttcagacatgacgtCGGGTCTGGAGAATTCGATCCGGATTTAACCCAAACTtgatttcacacatgcacaaccagCGGGAGGTTCTCGCACAGATGCGTTCataacagcaacaaatcctctgcattatttaGGCGAgaggtgaagcagccggtcgcagcagacagaggcaggaagtgacgcaTTGACTTTCACGGGTAGatctttttagatttttttctttagattttttttttgatttttgtgtcTTCATACTAGGGGATCAGGTCTGTAGATAATCCGgagcctctcactcagacacatgCACTTCCTCAGAACACAGTACGCTGGATCTTCagatttcagtgcatgtctcaAAGCAGCTACGGTTAAGTGTTTGTAGAGG encodes:
- the LOC133012669 gene encoding G-protein coupled receptor 22-like translates to MHTSPMLISAATMSNMTVIDTADPYDLDMTSSEAVYPISFQVSLTGFLLLEIVLGLSSNLTVLVLYCMKQNLISSVSNIITMNLHVVDVLVCVCCIPMTAVVVLLPSEADTAMMCCFHEACVSFASVATAANVLAITVDRYDISVRPANRVLTMSRAVALLGSIWGLSFSSFLVPFVEVGFFINSGSDLLNQTAVVTVAHTNEYYTEMGLYYHLLAQIPIFFFTAVVMLVTYYKILQALNIRIGTRFQQNLPKKKHKSKNTISLSTATQAESTDASQSSTGVKAGGNAPLGMRASVSVIIALRRAVKRHRERRERQKRVFRMSLLIISTFLLCWTPITVLNTIILSTGPSDLTVRLRLGFLVMAYGTTIFHPLLYAFTRQKFQKVLKSKMKKRVVSVVEADPTPNNVVIHNSWIDPKRNKKVTFEDTEARQKCLSTQDPQ